The following are encoded in a window of Burkholderiales bacterium genomic DNA:
- a CDS encoding polysaccharide deacetylase family protein, whose product MTSTAEATGVLARGPAERRHVYLTFDDGPDPAWTPRILDALGEAGLVAAFFTIGKLARVAGAVVRRAASEGHLIGNHSWSHRHPWTMSPEAARREVRDGATALADVAGQAPAFYRPPHGRLRRCMVEEARAGGQRVVLWSRSAVDWGPLGYAAGIQWRLARVAAGDIVLMHDGGRGINRPDQLMRALPEFLSRLRRQHLTSASLSEL is encoded by the coding sequence ATGACATCGACCGCAGAAGCTACCGGCGTGCTGGCGCGCGGTCCGGCTGAGCGCCGGCACGTCTACCTGACCTTCGACGACGGGCCCGATCCGGCCTGGACGCCGCGCATCCTCGACGCGCTCGGGGAGGCGGGCCTCGTGGCGGCCTTCTTCACGATCGGAAAGCTGGCTCGCGTGGCGGGCGCCGTGGTGCGCCGCGCGGCGTCCGAAGGACATCTGATCGGCAACCACAGCTGGAGCCACCGCCACCCGTGGACGATGTCGCCGGAAGCGGCCCGGCGCGAAGTCCGCGACGGGGCCACGGCGCTGGCCGACGTCGCGGGCCAGGCTCCGGCCTTTTACCGGCCACCCCACGGACGCCTGCGCCGCTGCATGGTGGAGGAGGCACGCGCGGGTGGTCAGCGCGTGGTGCTGTGGAGCCGCAGCGCGGTGGATTGGGGGCCCCTGGGTTATGCAGCCGGAATCCAGTGGCGGCTCGCCCGGGTCGCTGCCGGAGACATCGTGCTCATGCACGACGGCGGGCGAGGCATCAATCGGCCCGATCAACTGATGCGCGCACTTCCGGAGTTTCTCTCGCGCCTGCGCCGGCAGCATCTGACCTCGGCTTCGTTGAGCGAACTCTGA
- a CDS encoding DUF1330 domain-containing protein, translated as MPAYLIADVDVHDPKGYEEYRRLVGPSLQKYGARFLARGGRIEVLEGTWAPTRVVIVEFENAEKARRWYQSEEYRPAKEARQRASTANFILVEGV; from the coding sequence ATGCCTGCCTACCTCATCGCCGATGTGGACGTCCATGATCCGAAAGGCTACGAAGAGTATCGCCGCCTGGTCGGTCCTTCCCTGCAGAAATACGGGGCGCGGTTTCTCGCCCGTGGCGGCAGGATCGAGGTGCTGGAAGGCACCTGGGCTCCGACGCGGGTCGTGATCGTGGAGTTCGAGAACGCGGAGAAGGCCCGCCGCTGGTACCAGTCCGAGGAATACCGGCCGGCCAAGGAAGCGCGGCAGCGGGCTTCCACCGCGAATTTCATCCTAGTGGAAGGCGTGTAG
- a CDS encoding DUF1330 domain-containing protein, whose amino-acid sequence MPAYLISEIEILDPEGYEEYRRLVKPTLDKYGGKFLARGGRIEVLEGRWNPRRIVICEFENLARARQWYDSPEYEKARQIRQRNARANIIVVEGV is encoded by the coding sequence ATGCCCGCGTACCTGATTTCCGAAATCGAGATCCTCGATCCGGAGGGCTACGAGGAGTACCGTAGACTGGTCAAGCCGACGCTGGACAAGTACGGGGGGAAGTTCCTGGCTCGCGGCGGCAGGATCGAGGTGCTCGAAGGCCGCTGGAACCCCAGGCGCATCGTGATCTGCGAATTCGAGAACCTGGCCCGGGCACGCCAGTGGTACGACTCGCCGGAATACGAGAAAGCCAGGCAAATCCGCCAGCGGAACGCGCGCGCGAACATCATCGTTGTGGAAGGCGTGTAA
- a CDS encoding SOS response-associated peptidase gives MCGRYVSPEQAAIERVWHAGRSGGTPFPRRFNVQPTSLVPVLKWSRTLQAVQLAQARWGLIPTWWKGEKPPRLTFNARVEEAATKPMWRHCLQRARCLLPAEGWYEWQEVERVDPATGEVRKVRQPCFIRLAGGKLFCFAGLMAPWSPPGKEEPLLTCSILTRPATAALAAIHPRMPLALPDDSHAAWLDPTLTQADEALELARAHALSEFEHYPVSARVNKAGNDDPDLIRPLDS, from the coding sequence ATGTGTGGCCGTTACGTCAGTCCGGAGCAGGCCGCGATCGAGCGTGTCTGGCATGCTGGTCGCAGCGGCGGCACCCCGTTTCCGCGGCGCTTCAACGTGCAGCCGACCAGCCTCGTGCCGGTGTTGAAGTGGTCGCGCACCTTGCAGGCGGTGCAGCTGGCCCAGGCACGCTGGGGGCTGATCCCGACTTGGTGGAAAGGGGAAAAGCCGCCCAGACTGACGTTCAATGCGCGCGTCGAGGAGGCCGCCACCAAGCCGATGTGGCGGCATTGCTTGCAGCGCGCCCGCTGCCTTCTTCCCGCCGAAGGGTGGTACGAATGGCAGGAAGTCGAACGGGTGGATCCGGCAACCGGCGAAGTCAGGAAGGTCAGGCAGCCCTGCTTCATACGCCTGGCCGGCGGGAAGCTCTTCTGCTTCGCGGGGCTCATGGCGCCATGGTCGCCTCCGGGCAAGGAAGAGCCCCTGCTGACCTGCTCGATCCTCACCCGTCCGGCCACAGCGGCGCTTGCCGCCATTCACCCGCGCATGCCGCTCGCGCTGCCGGACGACAGCCATGCAGCCTGGCTCGATCCGACGCTCACCCAGGCAGACGAAGCGCTTGAGCTCGCCCGCGCGCATGCGCTGTCCGAGTTCGAGCACTATCCCGTCAGCGCGCGGGTCAACAAGGCCGGGAACGATGATCCGGACCTGATTCGGCCGCTCGACTCGTGA
- a CDS encoding DUF2235 domain-containing protein, which produces MGRRVALLFDGTWNNRKDRTNVVRMRDSIQSTGLEDPEQPCYYDTGVGTHWYRRFTGGAFGRGLSENIRAGYAWLARTYRPQDEIFLFGFSRGAYTARSLVGLIRKCGLPKNVDQALLDQAYTLYRDKNIAPDDPPAVGFRNAHSREIRVHFIGVWDTVGALGIPVSHVPFGRDYYRWHDTELSKIVDYAYHAVAIDERRRDYAVAVWTRIKPENREVEQRWFIGAHANVGGGYDKDPVDTLPNPPLRWIQDKAEAAGLRLKSKVVIGPDDHLAEVNDSFKEFMFGLYQRFKDPFARPFGSGVNETVDESVWNRWRYDPEYRPASLLRHPACPEL; this is translated from the coding sequence ATGGGACGACGCGTTGCCTTGCTCTTCGATGGTACCTGGAACAATCGAAAGGACCGGACCAATGTGGTGCGCATGCGCGATTCGATCCAATCCACCGGCCTTGAGGATCCCGAACAACCCTGCTACTACGACACCGGGGTAGGCACGCACTGGTATCGGCGCTTCACCGGCGGGGCATTCGGGCGCGGATTGTCGGAGAACATCCGCGCAGGCTATGCATGGCTCGCTCGGACCTACCGGCCGCAGGACGAAATCTTCCTGTTCGGTTTCAGTCGCGGCGCCTACACCGCCCGCAGTCTGGTCGGCCTGATTCGGAAGTGCGGTCTTCCGAAGAACGTCGACCAGGCGCTTCTGGACCAGGCTTACACCCTGTACCGCGACAAGAACATTGCCCCGGACGATCCTCCCGCGGTCGGTTTCCGGAACGCGCACTCACGCGAGATCCGGGTGCACTTCATCGGCGTCTGGGACACGGTCGGCGCACTCGGCATTCCGGTTTCGCACGTGCCCTTCGGCAGGGATTACTACCGCTGGCACGACACCGAACTTTCCAAGATCGTCGACTACGCCTACCACGCCGTAGCCATCGACGAACGGCGCAGGGACTACGCGGTGGCCGTGTGGACCCGGATCAAGCCCGAGAACCGCGAAGTGGAGCAGCGCTGGTTCATCGGAGCCCACGCCAACGTCGGCGGCGGGTATGACAAGGATCCGGTCGACACGCTGCCCAATCCGCCCCTGCGCTGGATCCAGGACAAAGCCGAAGCCGCGGGTTTACGCCTGAAGTCCAAAGTCGTGATCGGTCCCGATGACCATCTGGCCGAAGTCAACGACTCGTTCAAGGAGTTCATGTTCGGCCTCTACCAGCGCTTCAAGGATCCGTTCGCCCGTCCCTTCGGCTCCGGGGTGAATGAAACCGTCGACGAGAGCGTCTGGAACCGCTGGCGCTACGATCCCGAGTATCGCCCCGCGTCCCTGCTGCGGCATCCGGCCTGTCCGGAACTGTAA